A region from the Sorex araneus isolate mSorAra2 chromosome 6, mSorAra2.pri, whole genome shotgun sequence genome encodes:
- the MRPS11 gene encoding 28S ribosomal protein S11, mitochondrial: protein MQALRNAGARAASRLAAATRSLHGSQDSAAPELIADTPADSSRGSFSIYPPVPGQESPLRWAGRKFEEIPIAHIKASHNNTQIQVVSAANQPLARTSCGTEGFRNAKKGTGIAAQTAGIAAAAKALGKGVTHIRVVVKGLGPGRLSAIKGLTMGGLEVISITDNTPIPHNGCRPRKARRL from the exons ATGCAGGCGCTGAGGAACGCGGGCGCCCGCGCGGCAAGCCG GCTCGCTGCCGCCACCCGCTCCCTGCACGGCTCGCAGGACTCCGCGGCCCCGGAGCTCATCGCAGACACGCCTGCGGACTCCAGCCGCGGCAGCTTCAG CATCTACCCGCCGGTGCCCGGGCAAGAGAGCCCGCTGCGGTGGGCGGGCAGGAAGTTCGAGGAGATCCCCATCGCACACATCAAGGCCTCCCACAACAA cacacagatcCAGGTGGTCTCCGCCGCCAACCAGCCCCTGGCCCGCACGTCCTGTGGCACCGAGGGCTTCCGGAATGCCAAGAAGGGCACCGGCATTGCAGCGCAGACAGCAGGCATTGCGGCCGCAGCG AAAGCTCTTGGCAAGGGCGTGACCCACATCCGAGTCGTGGTCAAGGGCCTGGGACCAGGGCGCTTG TCTGCCATCAAGGGCCTGACTATGGGGGGCCTGGAAGTGATCTCCATCACAGACAACACCCCCATCCCGCACAATGGCTGCCGCCCCCGGAAGGCACGGAGGCTATGA
- the MRPL46 gene encoding 39S ribosomal protein L46, mitochondrial has translation MAAPVRAALLRAAAGWRRPDGRGACSGAPWRLWGALCLQRPPRVSKPLTPLQEEVAALLQQIEVERSLYSDHELRALEEARRLAKKREDLSDDEDGEQDILLVQDLEDAWEQKFLQFRPGARTTDADKKNDRTSLQRQLDRNLVLLVKEKLGDQEVWVLPHAEWQPGETLRGTAERVLGSLAENKVEAKFLGNAPCGHYKFKLPQAVRSERSVGGHVFFFKALLLSGHVALAGAQRPHVWVSKEELGDYLKPKYLAQVRRFLLDL, from the exons ATGGCGGCGCCCGTGCGCGCGGCTCTGCTGCGGGCGGCCGCGGGCTGGCGGCGGCCGGACGGGCGCGGGGCGTGCAGCGGGGCTCCGTGGCGCCTGTGGGGCGCGCTGTGCCTGCAGCGGCCGCCGCGGGTCTCGAAGCCGCTGACCCCCTTGCAGGAGGAGGTGGCGGCGCTGCTGCAGCAG ATCGAGGTAGAGAGAAGCCTGTACTCAGACCACGAGCTGCGCGCGCTGGAGGAAGCCCGGCGACTGGCGAAGAAGAGAGAGGACCTTTCTGACGACGAGGACGGCGAGCAGGACATCCTGCTGGTGCAGGACCTGGAAGATGCCTGGGAGCAGAAATTCCTGCAGTTCCGGCCCGGAGCCCGCACGACAG ATGCCGATAAGAAGAACGACCGCACCTCGCTGCAGCGGCAGCTGGACCGGAACCTTGTCCTGTTGGTCAAAGAGAAGCTGGGGGACCAGGAGGTGTGGGTGTTGCCCCACGCGGAGTGGCAGCCCGGAGAGACCCTGCGGGGCACGGCTGAGCGGGTCCTGGGCTCGCTGGCAG AGAACAAGGTGGAGGCCAAGTTCCTGGGCAATGCGCCTTGCGGCCACTACAAGTTCAAGCTCCCCCAGGCCGTGCGCTCAGAGAGGAGCGTCGGGGGCCACGTCTTCTTCTTTAAAGCGCTTCTGCTCTCGGGACACGTGGCCCTGGCTGGGGCCCAGCGGCCCCACGTGTGGGTCAGCAAGGAGGAGCTGGGGGACTACTTGAAGCCCAAGTACCTGGCCCAGGTGCGACGATTCCTCCTGGACCTCTGA